GGGATTTTTCGTATTTTGTGATATACTAACATTGGGGGCTGTGCAACATTTCTGTGGATGGGGGAAAATTCCATGAAGTTAAGGAAATCTACTTCCTCAGACACGAATTTAAAGTTCAGACGCGGGAGTGTGCTTGTTGCTGTACTTGTCATTCTAATCATAACCGTTGTTATCCTCAGCAAACTTTGGTTTCTTCTAGGACTACGATTGAAGGGCTATCCATGAGACACTATCAACGTTTGCCAAGACATCCTTAAATAGCTTTTGAGCTGAGGTTTTGAGTTCTCTTTTCGACCAAATGCTCCTTTAGGAACTTCTCGCTTGCCTTACCAATGAATCTTCTAAACAAATAAGACGACTTGTGCCCTGATGGTACAGGAATTTTTTTAGCATTCGGTAGCAATCTGTAAAATCCGTTGGATGCTTGATGAGGTATAACCTTATCGAACACACCGGTGAACATTAGAACTGGCTGATTAATAAACTTCGCATACGATATGGGGTCGTAGTGGAAGCACGTAGGTGTAAGCGAGAATATCTCCTCTATACTTTTCAATGCGTGGACTTTCTTCCTGCTTGCACTCCTCAACTCAACACACTTTGCCTCATCCTTACAGCCCCACTCATTGCTGTACTTCTTGTAGCCCTCTCTAACTGGTTCAACGTACGGTGAATACCAATTTATCCAGCGCCAGTCCCCACCTGAGAACGCTATAATTCCAGCCTCCAGACGCTTATCCAAAGCCAAACTCATCGCTGTTATCATGCCGCCAAAGCTGAACCCCATAATCCCAGTCGGAAGGTTCGCTACTTCCTCAAACGTTTCTATCAAATCAAGAGTTCGTCGGACGTCTTTAATTGCTTGATGGAACCTGACAATGCAGTGGGCTGGAGAATGGTGGAAAAACGGCTCGCCACCGTTCCAATCAGGTTTTGCGCGTTGCATATGGTAAGGATGAATCATAAAGAATGTCTCAATACCTCTTGAGGCAAAATATTCACCAAACCACATCAGATAAGGTACATGCCCGTTTCCTATCCCGTGCAAGAATATCAACTTTGCCCACGGACTTTCTGAATGGAACCGATATGTGTAGATACGCTTTGATTCTGGAATATCAGGCTCGTAGACTGTATCGTACGATAAAAGGTCGTATTTTTCAGTTCTTTCAACTTTCAGATTAAATGGTACCGTCTTATCGTATTCGTATATGAACAAAGCAATCCCCCCATTAAGATAACAGCAGTCCATCAATTAGTCCAATCATTGGCTTTTAGAATCGTAAAAGACAACACCTGTCGTGTATCCAATAAGACTTCCGTAATAAACATCCGAAAACCAATGATTATTTGACCAAAGTCTTTGCAACGCAAACAGCGTTGGGATACTGTACCAGAACTCACCAAATTTCTTTGCAACGGGTGTAAATATCGCCCAGCTGAGTGCACTGTGTCCTGAAGGAAAAGATTGGTAAGCCTCGTCTGTGGAAAAGAACTTAAAAGTGTACGGGCTGTCAGAAACATACGGCCTTGCACGTCCTACAAGAAACTTAACGACACCAGTAATGGCCGCGCTCACAACGAAACTTTCGAGAACTGCCAGCGCGGTATAACTGTCAAATGGAAGCACTAAGCCCGCAACAGCTACCGAAAGCACGGCGAAATGGAAAATATTCATATTGTTCAGCGCATTAAGAAAATCAGATCTTGGGAAAGCTCCGTTAATAGGCTCATCAAAAGCAAAAGAGAGGATACCTAATGAAAACAAGGGCATTTGAGAACCAACAGAACTTGCTATTTGAAATAGCTCATGCTTTATTTCGAATTTCTCGTTAGACTCAGCGTATGCTTGAGCAAAGGATATATTGACATTAGCTGACACGAATAGGTAAAAGAATATAATAAAGACAAAACTTCTCAAAAAAGTGCAGCTTCTCATATATCAACGCCCCCAATACAAGCACTCTATAAAGATTATACTCTCCACAATACATTTTTCAATCCAACCAGCCGCGGACAGTTGCACCCAATTACTGAGAAAGTAGTATAATAAAATTGAGTGTCTCAAATTGGAGGTGGGGATGAGAATGAAAGGTTTTAATTTCACAGTTATTTTCATAATTGCTGTATTTGTAATAGGTGGATTTGCAATCTATGCATATGAGCACTTTAGATACTCGCCGTACGGTCTGCAAGTAGATTTAGAAGTAATCAAAGAATGGCTTAAAGACAGACATGTTGACCTTGTTGACCTAAATACCATAGAAAAAATCAACAGTTCCAAAATATTAATCAACAGACGACAGACGGCGTATGAATTTGCACTTTCAGTTTATCCAATGCTCTCACTTTTGGAAGACGACGTGACGCGTTTGGAAGTCCCTCTAAAATCTACGGATAAAGTGTTGCCTTTGAGATTCAAGTACATCAACGAAAAAGTTTTTGTATCGATGAGTAAATGTGAAATACCTGTTGGTTCGGTTATATTAGCTATAAACGGTTTCCCTATCGACGATATATTAGAAAAATACAAAGGCCTGTATCCAACACTCGATGACTTCCAGCAAAAATACTCATTTGTCGACAAACTACTGCCGTACTATCCCAAAATAATCGATGCGAGTACTTTGCAAATCAAGTACCAGCTTCCCGGTTCCATTGCCCAGCGTACGTCCTACATAAAAGCCATTTCTTTTAAAGAATTCCAAGAGTCTATGCATATCGCCCCTGTGGAGTTGTACGACTTTGAACAGTGCAAAGTTGTGAGGATCAACACGTTTAGCATTTCAAAAAGGGAAGATATGAAAGTTGTTGAAAACATATTCAAAGAACTATCAAACGAAATACAAAAAGTAATCTTCGATTTGCGCTACGCTTATGACGGCGACAACACCATTCCTTCAGCGATTATTTCAAAGCTCATAGATAAACCAACAAATCTTTATCCCAAATTGTTAACACGCCACAAATATCGCCAGGTTGAAAAGGAACAGCTCCCTATCGAACCCGACCAAGATAGGATTCATGCGAAGGTTTATTTTCTTGTGGACAGCTCGTGCTTCTACACGCCTCACAAGACGCTGCTTGCTTTTGTAGCTTCGAACGGAACTGCCAAAATATTAACAACCGAAAGTGCAAGAGATAGCATTCTCTCAAACCTTTCATTTTACACAGATGAATTTTGGAAGGTCCTTCCCAACACGAGAAGTTACATAGTTATGCCTTTATCAAAAGTAATCGTTGAACACTCACCAAGCGATGACCAAGTCCATTTAATTGACCAAGTCCCTGATGAGAAACAACTACTCGACGAAGCACTGTATAAAGAATGGTTAAACAATCTCATCTCAGTTATAGAATAGCTTAACTGAAAAGTATAGGTGGTGGTGCTATGGTTTCTTCAGAACTTATCGAGTACCTACGAAACGCAAAAGTAATTGATTTCATCGACGAAATAGAAATCCCAGCATATGTTGTGGACACAGAGAGACGAATTGTTTATTGGAATAAGCAGGCCACAAAACTAACAGGTTACGAGGCTTCTGAGGTGATTGGTAAACCGTGCGCTCAGCAGGTTTTAAATCATGTCGATAGAAGCGGTATTCCTGTGTGTTCTACAGAATTGTGCCCTTTGTACCAATCTATCAAAAACGGAATCCCTGTTCAGGTACCTTTTGCAGTCTATGGACTTACAAAGTCTGGGAAAAGACGACCGTTCTCCGTGGAAGGCTTGCCAATAAAGGTTGAAAACAAGGTTATAGGTGCTATCGAACTATTCACCGATGCCGAGAAAATAGACGCAGACATGGCAGTTGCAATAAAGGTTCAAGAAAGTTTTGTTCCAAAGAGTACCGATAACATTGACTTCTTTTATCGCCCTTCAAGCGGACTTGGCGGTGATATGATTTACTACAATCCTCCATGGATTGGTATCATTGATATCAGCGGACATGGAATTGCCGCCGCACTTGTCAGTATGCTCATTCGCACTATTTTGGACCAAATAATAGCATTCGATCCACAACTTAACGGACTACCATTTTTGTTGGAGAACGAACTCAAAAAGTTTGACCTTCAAAATATTTACCTTACAGGTATCATTGGCCAACTGAATGAAGAAATTTTTCACTTTATCAACATGGGACATCCATCTCCCGTTAATGTAACGAAGAAAATCGTACTGGACACAAAGAATGTTGTCCCAGTTGGACTTGGTTTATCAGAAGAATACGATTCAACGGTGATAAACACCCATGATTTGTCCAGTGGGAACCTACTTTTGTTCACAGACGGACTCACTGAAATGAAAACAAAAACAGGAATGTTAGGCAAAGAAGGCTTACTGAACTTACTTTCCTCTGATGATAATCCATCTAAAATCTACCTAAAAACAATGTCACAGCGCGCCTCAGGACTGCAAGAAGACGATATAACGATGATACTTATAAAAAGATGAACTAATTGCATCCTACTATCCGGGCTCCAGAGACGCCCGGTTTTCTTTCAAGTTCTATATTGACATATTCGAATATTCTTATATAATGAAATTAGAAAGTGTTAAGGAAGGTGGTGAAGAGATGGACAAACTTAGCGAGTACGCGGAAATGTTCAAAATATTAGGACACCCTGTTAGATTGCAGATACTTCTTTTACTAAGAGAACATCAAAGACTGTGCGTATGCGAGATGCTACCAAGAATCAGAATCAGTCAACCAAATCTTTCCCAACATCTGAGCATATTGAGGTTAAGTGGACTCATTGAATCTGAGAAAATAGGTGCTACGGTGTATTATAGCTTACCGGAAAACGACTTTCTTTACAAACTGTTGGATTTACTAAAAGCCGAACAAAAGCAGGAGGTGCATTCGGATTGAGCGAAATAAAACTCTTCGTTTTAATTGTTGCTGTATTCTTGTTATTTTACTTTGTTCCGTTTGACTCAGAGATAGTCCAGCAGAGCATCCTGAATGGTTTCAAGATGCTCAATGAGTACGCAAGGCAGCACGTTTTGTTATGCCTTGTTCCTGCTTTTTTCATTGCAGGAACTATTTCTGTGATGCTGAAAAAGGATGCCATACTGAAATTCCTTGGCCCTGATGCAAAAAGAATCATATCATATCCTTTAGCTGCAATTAGTGGTGCAATTCTTGCAGTTTGTTCTTGTACAATACTTCCAATCTTCGGTGGCATATACAAAAAAGGTGCTGGAATCGGTCCTGCCACAACCTTCCTTTTCGCAGGTCCAGCGATTAACATTGCAGCGATATTCTTAACTGCGCGCGTTCTTGGTTGGAACCTTGGAATTGCAAGAATGGTTGCAACAATAACTGCGTCAATACTAATAGGCCTTGTCATGGAAGCTATATACAAAGGAAAAGGCAGCGGAGGATTCGTGCAGACAGCAGAAGCGAATACAAGCAGTGCAAAAGCTATAGTATTCTTCGTACTTCAGCTTTTGTTCCTTGTATTCAGTGGACTTAAGATAAACCCCACAATCAAGAATGCAGGTTTAGGAATACTTGGAATATCAGTATTAAGCATGGCCTTCTTCGGCTTTGAAAGAGACGAAACAAAAGCATGGATTGCTGAAACATGGGATTTTGCGAAAAAGATACTCCCGTACTTGTTCATAGGCGTCTTTCTTGCTGGAATAATAACGAAACTCTTACCGCAGAATGTAGTAGTATTTTTGCTTGGGAAAAATAACATACTTTCGACATTTTTCGCTTCCGTTATAGGTGCTTTTATGTACTTTGCAACGCTTACAGAAGTTCCAATTGTGCAAGCCCTTACACAGCTTGGTATGGCAAAAGGTCCTACTTTGGCACTACTTATGGCCGGCAACTCTTTGAGCTTACCGAGTATGATAGTGATTACTCGACTTCTTGGTAAAAAGAAAGCATTCACATACTTTGGCTTAGTCATTCTCTTCTCAACACTGTTTGGAATGATTTACGGGCTATTGGCATAAATCACTATCAAAACAGGAGGGATTCAAAAATGGTGAAGAAGGTAGAAGTACTTGGTTCGGGATGTCCAAAATGCAAACAGACCGTAAAAATCATGGAAATGGCAATTGCAGAACTCGGCGTCGATGCAACAGTTGAAAAAGTAGACGACATTAACGAGATAATCTCAAGAGGAGTAGTTGCGACACCAGCAGTAGCCATCGATGGAAAAGTTGTTCTAAGTGGAAAAGTTCCGACGTTGGAAGAAGCAAAGACGTTGCTGAGCAAATAATTCACAATATTGGTTAATAACAACCACGCCACTACCCGGTGGCGCGGTTTGATTTCGGCAATTTGTGATTTGAATTCGCGTTTCTTTTATATCTCCTTATTTTGCGCAATTTTTTAATATCAAGTCTTCAAGAATACACTATTCGAAATCCTAAGTGATATCGAAAAGTACGACCTTGAATCTGAAACCGATGAGTATGGAAAGATAATCTATAAGTTCACAGTGGAAAAGTCATGGTAAAAAATCCCCCGAGAGTTGGGGGGGTTTGAATTTTTGTGCAATTCTAAAGAATACTACCAGTTGCTTTGAAATTCCTGATTGACACGGTTCACGAGATCATCAATGCTGTTGAGCCAGTAATCAGCATATTTCCTCGGCGTTTCTATGTTTTGGTCTGATTTATAAAGATACAGCTTGACTTTAACTTCATACCCTTCTGCTTTGAACTTCTTGGGAACACTATTTTCAACGAAGAGTTCTTCGAATCCATCTATCTTTCTTTCAGCATCAGTATGCTCTGTCCCTTTTGGATCGACAAAAACAACAAGGTACTTACTTCCTTTTCTAAACCAGAAAATGAAATCTGGGTAGAAATAAGCCTCTTCGCCTTCCTTAGTGCGATAAGGAACGAAAACTTTATCCTTTTTCTCCACTATCTTGCTGAATAGCCACCAATCTACCTCAAACCTATCGGAAACGGACATGAGGTCATCGATAAAATTAATCTCACTTCTCTCTTTGATAATGTCCAGTATCTTACCAGCTAAAGCTTCTCTATTCAAGGCTTCTAAAACTGGGATGTAGTAATGCTCTTGTATGAACCTTATTAGTAAATCCATACTATCCTCCATAACTACAGGTACAAATGATTGTCTTTTTGGGCCAAAGTATACTTCTTTTATTGACTCACTTACTCTTTCTACTTTCTTCTCTGGAAGTCTAATTACGATCCTTTTGTAGTGCTGAATGTACTCTTCATCTTCTGAAGACAACGTCAGCTCGTATTTGTAACCAAACTCTCTTTCAATAGCTTTGACAACCGTACGAATTGTGTTGTACCATCCAATATGTTTGTTCGTGTTCCTTTCGATGATAAAGAATCTTATTTTGTTTGCTTCGTCAAATATTTCTCTCAGCAGTTCTATTTTTTTAGCAGCACTCTTGCTCTTCAAGAAGAACATAAAGTAAAGCATTTCGTCTGACATATTCATAACAACGTTTCTCGCATCTATGTAGTCGCTTTCAGAGATTTGTATTGGATGAAACCGTTGTATTGCGTCAAAATCGAGATCTGTAGGCACCTTTACGAATACGGGTATGAATACCCGGTTGTTAGCAATTCTACGTTCATTTTTGTACAATCTTACCTCAGTTCCAGAGCTTTCTTTAAGCGTCTTAACACCTTCAAGAATTTTCTGTATTACATCCTTTTTGGTTCCCCAAACATAAAGTGTTTCTATCGGTTTTATTATGTTAATGTACCTTCTGAACTTCTTGTCCATTTCCAATCTTTTTCTGTCGCCATTTTTTGTTGGTTGGATTCTCAATCCCCTTCCTATTGATTGGAGCACAAATTTTTTAGCATCCTCCCCTGTTCCTATATTGACAAACACAATAACATTTGGCCTGTTTGAATCCCAACCTTCGTAGAATGCCCTTGAACCTATTAATATGTTTATATACTCATGTTCGTCCAAGGTTGCAAAGTACTCAGTGTTTTCAAAACGCTCCTGAATCCTTAGGCCAAACTCTTGGACGAGCGTGTCAACAAGTTTCTTGGCTTCACCAACTTTGACAAGAGCAAATGGCTTGTCGCTTGTCATCAGCTTGATGGCAAATTCTTTTCCTGAAGTGGATGTAATCATTTCAATCTCTCCGGGAGCTTCTGCGTTAAAAACTTCTCGCAGTACATCACCGGGTGTTACCTCGGAGAGTTCGTTCTTGTTAAACCTCGGGTCTTCTTCATCATCAAATGGATGATTTGGGATTGAGTTGATTAACGACTCTTTCGCCTCGAGGAAAGGCTTTCCATTGAGGTAGTTTTCAAAACCTTCTATTGAGGACAAAAACCTCAACCTTTCAAATATTAGTTTAACATCTGAATCCTCAACGTTTACTGAGTTTCCGAGGAACACGGCAAGGGGCGAATGATACTCAACCATTAGTTCTTCGTTGGACCTTAATTCTCGTGACTTCTTTTTTAGGTATGCTAAAAGTATGAGTATTTTTAGAAAAATAATTTCTTTCTCTTCTATGGTGAAGTCTTTGCTGTCTTTAGAAATCTTAGCAGACAATTTAATGTTTTCATCGAATATTCTCAAAACTTTTCCATAGCCCTCTCGAATGTATGAACTAAGGTTGAATTCATACACTGTCATTAAAATATCGCGGATGTCAGTAAACGTAGCAGAGAAGTTGAAAAGAAATCCATTTCTTGACAATATCGAAAAGTACTGCTGGCTTTTGCTGGATTCCTTATCACCTTTGTGAGCTTCGTCAAGTATGATGTACCAATTCCCGTGGTTGTCGTAGTCCTTAAAGTCAAGGGTTTTGTCCCCTTGTCTGTCTTTAATGTTATTCGAGCGATAGTAGAAAACTGGAAAAACCAGAAAGTCGTTTAATTCTTTTGCTTTACCGAAGTCCTTTAATTCAAATAGCTTAGGTGTCTTACCGGTGCTAAATTTGTATTCTGTGAAGTGTCTCTCAAATTGTTCAATCAGGTCATCCCTATAGGTCAGGAATAGAATGTCCTTTTTTGGCATTAGTCCACGTTCCATGTATGTTGCCAAGATGTCAATTAGTTTTACTATCAATAGCGTCTTACCACTGCCAGTTGCCATCCAAAATCCCATTCTGTTGCAGAAGTTTCCAAATGATATCCTGTCCTCAACGCTGTAGAAGAAGCTGCTTAGGATACTAAAGATTTCACTATCTGAGACTTTAATACTCAACAATTCATCAACGTCTAAGTCATACCTTTCTAAACAATAATCTTTGAACTCTTCCCAAAAAGACAATTTGTCGGCATCTTTGACTGCATAGTAATAATACAGTGCACGAATTGCGAATTCTATTGCTTCCACTTGGAAATCCCAAAGCCTTTTCTCTTTAGAGAAACCTTCAATGTCTATATCTTTCCACTCTCTTGGAAGTTCTTCATAGCTTGGTGCGTATTCGTCTATGAATTCTCTAAGTAAAGGTGTTATTTTTACCTCGTCGTTTCTATTCCTTGTTTTTCTTCTTGTCACTGAAGCTGGCATATAATCACCACCATATCAAGTTGCTTATGTACTCTACAGGGATTTTATCGAAATCTATCCTGCCTGTTTTCTCTAAAACAACGTAATTCTCTGAAATCTTGATTATTTTCTCGCCTAAAACATTTGATAAAGTCTCGGCAATGTCAATGCTTTTCTCCGGATACAGCTTTTCAAAAGATATCTTAAATTCGTTGTTTTCTTTTTTAACAACATCTTCCACAAATTTAGGTGCTCTCATGAAGATATACTCGCTAAATTCATCTTTTCCAGCTGAAGGTCGCAAGTATATATCAGCGTGCTCGTATTTTGTATTTCTTAGCACGTCCTCATATTGTTCGAGTTCGTAATATTTGAAAAATCCACCTGCATTCTTTTCGTTATACTTATCCTTAACATCCTGTTCTTTCGAAATACCGGACTTATCGTATGCTAATACCTTCTTTATTCTTGGTAGTATAACCGTATAGAAATGCTCTCCCATTTCTATTCCTATCCACTTTCTCTTAAGCTTGTGGGCAACCGCTATTGTTGTTCCAGAACCAAGG
The DNA window shown above is from Fervidobacterium changbaicum and carries:
- a CDS encoding phosphatase PAP2 family protein, encoding MRSCTFLRSFVFIIFFYLFVSANVNISFAQAYAESNEKFEIKHELFQIASSVGSQMPLFSLGILSFAFDEPINGAFPRSDFLNALNNMNIFHFAVLSVAVAGLVLPFDSYTALAVLESFVVSAAITGVVKFLVGRARPYVSDSPYTFKFFSTDEAYQSFPSGHSALSWAIFTPVAKKFGEFWYSIPTLFALQRLWSNNHWFSDVYYGSLIGYTTGVVFYDSKSQ
- a CDS encoding ArsR/SmtB family transcription factor, which encodes MDKLSEYAEMFKILGHPVRLQILLLLREHQRLCVCEMLPRIRISQPNLSQHLSILRLSGLIESEKIGATVYYSLPENDFLYKLLDLLKAEQKQEVHSD
- a CDS encoding permease — protein: MKLFVLIVAVFLLFYFVPFDSEIVQQSILNGFKMLNEYARQHVLLCLVPAFFIAGTISVMLKKDAILKFLGPDAKRIISYPLAAISGAILAVCSCTILPIFGGIYKKGAGIGPATTFLFAGPAINIAAIFLTARVLGWNLGIARMVATITASILIGLVMEAIYKGKGSGGFVQTAEANTSSAKAIVFFVLQLLFLVFSGLKINPTIKNAGLGILGISVLSMAFFGFERDETKAWIAETWDFAKKILPYLFIGVFLAGIITKLLPQNVVVFLLGKNNILSTFFASVIGAFMYFATLTEVPIVQALTQLGMAKGPTLALLMAGNSLSLPSMIVITRLLGKKKAFTYFGLVILFSTLFGMIYGLLA
- a CDS encoding SpoIIE family protein phosphatase, with protein sequence MVSSELIEYLRNAKVIDFIDEIEIPAYVVDTERRIVYWNKQATKLTGYEASEVIGKPCAQQVLNHVDRSGIPVCSTELCPLYQSIKNGIPVQVPFAVYGLTKSGKRRPFSVEGLPIKVENKVIGAIELFTDAEKIDADMAVAIKVQESFVPKSTDNIDFFYRPSSGLGGDMIYYNPPWIGIIDISGHGIAAALVSMLIRTILDQIIAFDPQLNGLPFLLENELKKFDLQNIYLTGIIGQLNEEIFHFINMGHPSPVNVTKKIVLDTKNVVPVGLGLSEEYDSTVINTHDLSSGNLLLFTDGLTEMKTKTGMLGKEGLLNLLSSDDNPSKIYLKTMSQRASGLQEDDITMILIKR
- a CDS encoding DEAD/DEAH box helicase family protein, whose product is MPASVTRRKTRNRNDEVKITPLLREFIDEYAPSYEELPREWKDIDIEGFSKEKRLWDFQVEAIEFAIRALYYYYAVKDADKLSFWEEFKDYCLERYDLDVDELLSIKVSDSEIFSILSSFFYSVEDRISFGNFCNRMGFWMATGSGKTLLIVKLIDILATYMERGLMPKKDILFLTYRDDLIEQFERHFTEYKFSTGKTPKLFELKDFGKAKELNDFLVFPVFYYRSNNIKDRQGDKTLDFKDYDNHGNWYIILDEAHKGDKESSKSQQYFSILSRNGFLFNFSATFTDIRDILMTVYEFNLSSYIREGYGKVLRIFDENIKLSAKISKDSKDFTIEEKEIIFLKILILLAYLKKKSRELRSNEELMVEYHSPLAVFLGNSVNVEDSDVKLIFERLRFLSSIEGFENYLNGKPFLEAKESLINSIPNHPFDDEEDPRFNKNELSEVTPGDVLREVFNAEAPGEIEMITSTSGKEFAIKLMTSDKPFALVKVGEAKKLVDTLVQEFGLRIQERFENTEYFATLDEHEYINILIGSRAFYEGWDSNRPNVIVFVNIGTGEDAKKFVLQSIGRGLRIQPTKNGDRKRLEMDKKFRRYINIIKPIETLYVWGTKKDVIQKILEGVKTLKESSGTEVRLYKNERRIANNRVFIPVFVKVPTDLDFDAIQRFHPIQISESDYIDARNVVMNMSDEMLYFMFFLKSKSAAKKIELLREIFDEANKIRFFIIERNTNKHIGWYNTIRTVVKAIEREFGYKYELTLSSEDEEYIQHYKRIVIRLPEKKVERVSESIKEVYFGPKRQSFVPVVMEDSMDLLIRFIQEHYYIPVLEALNREALAGKILDIIKERSEINFIDDLMSVSDRFEVDWWLFSKIVEKKDKVFVPYRTKEGEEAYFYPDFIFWFRKGSKYLVVFVDPKGTEHTDAERKIDGFEELFVENSVPKKFKAEGYEVKVKLYLYKSDQNIETPRKYADYWLNSIDDLVNRVNQEFQSNW
- a CDS encoding thioredoxin family protein gives rise to the protein MVKKVEVLGSGCPKCKQTVKIMEMAIAELGVDATVEKVDDINEIISRGVVATPAVAIDGKVVLSGKVPTLEEAKTLLSK
- a CDS encoding alpha/beta hydrolase family protein, producing MFIYEYDKTVPFNLKVERTEKYDLLSYDTVYEPDIPESKRIYTYRFHSESPWAKLIFLHGIGNGHVPYLMWFGEYFASRGIETFFMIHPYHMQRAKPDWNGGEPFFHHSPAHCIVRFHQAIKDVRRTLDLIETFEEVANLPTGIMGFSFGGMITAMSLALDKRLEAGIIAFSGGDWRWINWYSPYVEPVREGYKKYSNEWGCKDEAKCVELRSASRKKVHALKSIEEIFSLTPTCFHYDPISYAKFINQPVLMFTGVFDKVIPHQASNGFYRLLPNAKKIPVPSGHKSSYLFRRFIGKASEKFLKEHLVEKRTQNLSSKAI